One genomic region from Equus asinus isolate D_3611 breed Donkey chromosome 10, EquAss-T2T_v2, whole genome shotgun sequence encodes:
- the GAPVD1 gene encoding GTPase-activating protein and VPS9 domain-containing protein 1 isoform X6, with the protein MVKLDIHTLAHHLKQERLYVNSEKQLIQRLNADVLKTAEKLYRTAWIAKQQRINLDRLIITSAEASPAECCQHAKILEDTQFVDGYKQLGFQETAYGEFLSRLRENPRLIASSLVAGEKLNQENTQSVIYTVFTSLYGNCIMQEDESYLLQVLRYLIEFELKESDNPRRLLRRGTCAFSILFKLFSEGLFSAKLFLTATLHEPIMQLLVEDEDHLETDPNKLIERFSPSQQEKLFGEKGSDRFRQKVQEMVDSNEAKLVALVNKFIGYLKQNTYCFPHSLRWIVSQMYKTLSCVDRLEVGEVRAMCTDLLLACFICPAVVNPEQYGIISDAPINEVARFNLMQVGRLLQQLAMTGSEEGDPRTKSSLGKFDKSCVAAFLDVVIGGRAVETPPMSSVNLLEGLSRTVVYITYSQLITLVNFMKSVMSGDQLREDRMALDNLLANLPQAKPGKSSSLEMTPYNTPQLSPATTPANKKNRLPIATRSRNRTNVLMDLHMDHEGSSQETIQEVQPEEVLVISLGTGPQLTPGMMSENEVLNMQLSDGGQGDVPVDENKLHGKPDKTLRFSLCSDNLEGISEDLEGESVSELGAGPSGSNGVEALQLLEHEQATTQDNLDDKLRKFEIRDMMGLTDDRDISETVSETWSTDVLGSDFDPNIDEDRLQEIAGAAAENMLGSLLCLPGSGSVLLDPCTGSTISETTSEAWSVEVLPSDSEAPDLKQEERLQELESCSGLGSTSDDTDVREVSSRPSTPGLSVVSGISATSEDIPNKIEDLRSECSSDFGGKDSVTSPDMDEITHGAHQLTSPPSQSESLLAMFDPLSSHEGASAVVRPKVHYARPSHPPPDPPILEGAVGGHEARLPNFGSHVLTPAEMEAFRQRHSYPERLVRSRSSDIVSSVRRPMSDPSWNRRPGNEERELPPAAAIGATSLMAAPHSSSSSPSKDSSRGETEERKDSDDEKSDRNRPWWRKRFVSAMPKAPIPFRKKEKQEKDKDDLGPDRFSTLTDDPSPRLSAQAQVAEDILDKYRNAIKRTSPSDGAMANYESAEVLGDGESAHDSPRDETLQNISADDLPDSASQAAHPQDSAFSYRDAKKKLRLALCSADSVAFPVLTHSTRNGLPDHTDPEDNEIVCFLKVQIAEAINLQDKNLMAQLQETMRCVCRFDNRTCRKLLASIAEDYRKRAPYIAYLTRCRQGLQTTQAHLERLLQRVLRDKEVANRYFTTVCVRLLLESKEKKIREFIQDFQKLTAADDKTAQVEDFLQFLYGAMAQDVIWQNASEEQLQDAQLAIERSVMNRIFKLAFYPNQDGDILRDQVLHEHIQRLSKVVTANHRALQIPEVYLREAPWPSAQSEIRTISAYKTPRDKVQCILRMCSTIMNLLSLANEDSVPGADDFVPVLVFVLIKANPPCLLSTVQYISSFYASCLSGEESYWWMQFTAAVEFIKTIDDRK; encoded by the exons ATGGTGAAGCTGGATATTCATACTCTGGCCCATCACCTTAAGCAGGAACGCTTATATGTAAACTCTGAGAAACAGCTCATTCAGAGGCTCAATGCAGATGTGCTTAAGACAGCTGAGAAGTTGTATCGTACAGCATGGATTGCTAAGCAACAGAGAATTAATTTGGATCGGCTTATCATAACCAG tGCTGAAGCTTCTCCTGCTGAATGTTGCCAACATGCCAAGATTTTGGAAGATACACAGTTTGTTGATGGATATAAGCAATTGGGGTTTCAGGAGACTGCTTATGGAGAATTCTTGAGTCGATTAAGGGAAAATCCTCGTCTTATTGCCTCCTCTTTGGTTGCTGGAGAGAAACTTAATCAGGAGAACACACAAAGTGTTATTTACACAGTTTTTACCTCCCTCTATGGCAACTGCATTATGCAAGAAGATGAAAGCTACCTCCTTCAGGTTTTGAGATACTTGATTGAATTTGAACTTaaagaaagtgacaaccccaggCGACTTTTGAGGAGAGGAACTTGTGCCTTCAGCATCTTATTCAAACTTTTTTCTGAAGGACTGTTTTCTGCCAAACTTTTCCTCACAGCTACTTTACATGAGCCAATCATGCAACTGCTTGTTGAAGATGAAGATCACCTGGAAACAGATCCAAACAAGCTAATTGAGAGGTTCTCCCCATCTCAGCAGGAAAAACTCTTCGGGGAGAAAGGCTCAGATAGATTCAGGCAAAAGGTCCAAGAGATGGTGGATTCCAACGAGGCCAAACTGGTGGCCTTGGTGAACAAATTCATTGGTTATCTCAAACAGAACACGTACTGCTTCCCACACAGTTTGAGGTGGATTGTGTCACAGATGTACAAAACCCTCTCCTGTGTAGACAGACTGGAAGTTGGGGAGGTCAGGGCAATGTGTACTGATCTCCTGTTGGCTTGCTTCATTTGTCCCGCAGTTGTCAATCCAGAACAGTATGGAATAATTTCTGATGCTCCTATTAATGAGGTGGCAAGATTTAATCTGATGCAG GTCGGCCGCCTCTTACAGCAGTTAGCAATGACTGGGTCTGAAGAGGGAGATCCCCGGACAAAGAGCAGCCTTGGAAAATTTGACAAA AGCTGTGTTGCCGCTTTCCTTGATGTTGTGATTGGGGGCCGTGCAGTGGAGACGCCGCCAATGTCCTCCGTTAATCTTCTGGAAGGGTTGAGCAGAACTGTGGTTTATATCACCTACAGTCAGCTTATTACTCTG GTGAATTTTATGAAGAGTGTGATGTCTGGAGATCAACTGAGAGAAGATAGAATGGCTCTTGACAATTTATTGGCAAACCTCCCGCAGGCAAAGCCAGGCAAAAGCAGCAGTTTGGAGATGACTCCCTACAATACTCCTCAGCTGTCTCCAGCAACCACTCCAGCAAATAAAAAGAACCGATTGCCGATAG caactcGGAGCAGAAATCGCACCAATGTGCTAATGGACTTACATATGGACCATGAAGGATCGTCTCAAGAAACCATCCAGGAGGTACAGCCAGAAGAGGTGTTGGTCATTTCCTTAGGGACGGGTCCCCAGCTAACTCCAGGGATGATGTCAGAAAATGAG gtccTAAACATGCAACTTTCGGATGGAGGACAAGGAGATGTCCCTGTCGATGAAAACAAACTCCACGGTAAACCTGATAAAACCTTGCGCTTTTCCCTCTGCAGTGATAATCTGGAAGGAATATCTGAAG ACCTGGAAGGAGAGTCTGTATCAGAACTTGGAGCAGGACCTTCTGGGAGTAATGGAGTTGAAGCTCTACAACTCTTAGAGCATGAGCAAG CTACAACACAAGATAATCTCGACGATAAGCTAAGGAAGTTTGAAATTCGTGACATGATGGGACTGACAGATGATAGGGACATATCAGAAACAGTGAGTGAGACCTGGAGTACAGATGTCTTGGGAAGTGACTTTGACCCCAACATTGATGAAGATCGCTTGCAGGAAATTGCAG GTGCAGCAGCAGAGAACATGTTAGGCAGTTTACTGTGCCTGCCAGGTTCAGGGTCAGTACTGCTTGACCCCTGCACTGGTTCTACCATATCAGAGACGACAAGCGAAGCTTGGAGTGTAGAGGTATTGCCAAGTGACTCAG AGGCCCCAGATCTAAAGCAGGAGGAGCGCCTGCAGGAACTGGAGAGCTGTTCTGGACTGGGTAGCACATCTGATGATACGGATGTCAGGGAGGTCAGTTCCCGCCCCAGCACTCCAGGCCTCAGTGTTGTGTCGG gcataagTGCAACCTCTGAGGATATTCCTAATAAGATTGAAGACCTGAGATCTGAGTGCAGCTCTGATTTTGGAGGTAAAGATTCTGTCACTAGTCCAGACATGGATGAAATAACTCATG GTGCCCACCAGCTGACCTCTCCTCCTTCGCAGTCTGAGTCTCTGCTTGCCATGTTTGATCCACTGTCTTCACATGAAG GGGCCTCTGCTGTGGTAAGGCCAAAGGTTCACTATGCCAGGCCATCGCATCCACCACCAGATCCCCCAATCCTGGAAGGAGCTGTGGGAGGACATGAGGCCAGGTTGCCAAACTTTGGTTCCCATGTTTTAACTCCGGCTGAAATGGAGGCCTTCAGGCAAAGGCATTCTTACCCTGAGAGATTAGTTCGCAGCAGGAGCTCTGATATAGTGTCTTCTGTCCGGCGACCCATGAGTGACCCCAGCTGGAACCGACGTCCAGGGAATGAAGAGCGAGAACTCCCTCCAGCCGCAGCCATTGGTGCTACTTCTTTGATGGCTGCACCTCATTCATCATCTTCATCCCCGAGTAAGGACTCCTCAAGAGGAGAG ACTGAAGAACGCAAAGATAGCGATGATGAGAAATCAGACAGGAACAGACCTTGGTGGAGAAAACGTTTTGTTTCTGCCATGCCGAAAg CTCCTATAccatttagaaagaaagaaaaacaagaaaaagacaaagatgatcTGGGGCCTGACAGATTCTCAACACTCACAG ATGATCCCAGCCCTAGACTCAGTGCGCAAGCTCAGGTCGCTGAGGATATTCTGGACAAATACAGAAATGCCATTAAACGAACCAGCCCCAGTGACGGAGCGATGGCAAACTATGAAAGTGCAG AGGTTCTGGGTGATGGTGAAAGTGCACATGATTCTCCTCGTGACGAAACGCTGCAGAACATCTCGGCTGACGACCTCCCAGACTCCGCGAGCCAAGCGGCCCACCCTCAGGACTCCGCTTTCTCTTACAG AGACGcgaaaaagaaactgaggcttgcccTTTGCTCTGCGGATTCTGTCGCTTTCCCAGTGCTAACCCATTCAACCAGGAACGGTTTACCTGATCATACCGATCCAGAAG atAATGAAATTGTATGCTTCTTAAAAGTTCAAATAGCTGAAGCAATTAATTTACAAGACAAGAATTTAATGGCTCAACTTCAAGAGACAATGCGTTGTGTGTGCCGCTTTGATAATAGGACTTGTAGGAAACTGCTGGCTTCAATTGCCGAGGACTACAG GAAAAGGGCCCCCTATATTGCTTATCTCACTCGCTGTCGACAAGGACTACAGACCACACAGGCTCACCTGGAAAGGCTACTGCAAAGGGTTTTGCGGGACAAAGAGGTGGCCAATCGGTACTTTACCACTGTCTGTGTGAGGCTGCTGCTGGAGAGCAAAGAGAAGAAGATCAGGGAGTTCATTCAAG ACTTTCAGAAACTCACAGCAGCTGATGATAAAACTGCTCAGGTAGAAGATTTTCTGCAGTTCCTTTATGGTGCGATGGCCCAGGATGTCATATGGCAAAATGCAAGTGAGGAGCAGCTTCAGGATGCTCAGCTGGCCATTGAACGAAGTGTGATGAATCGGATTTTCAAGCTTGCCTTCTACCCTAACCAGGATGGGGACATACTTCGTGACCA GGTTCTTCATGAACATATTCAGAGACTGTCGAAAGTAGTGACTGCCAATCACAGAGCTCTTCAGATTCCAGAG
- the GAPVD1 gene encoding GTPase-activating protein and VPS9 domain-containing protein 1 isoform X21, translated as MTFVLFPHLKMVKLDIHTLAHHLKQERLYVNSEKQLIQRLNADVLKTAEKLYRTAWIAKQQRINLDRLIITSAEASPAECCQHAKILEDTQFVDGYKQLGFQETAYGEFLSRLRENPRLIASSLVAGEKLNQENTQSVIYTVFTSLYGNCIMQEDESYLLQVLRYLIEFELKESDNPRRLLRRGTCAFSILFKLFSEGLFSAKLFLTATLHEPIMQLLVEDEDHLETDPNKLIERFSPSQQEKLFGEKGSDRFRQKVQEMVDSNEAKLVALVNKFIGYLKQNTYCFPHSLRWIVSQMYKTLSCVDRLEVGEVRAMCTDLLLACFICPAVVNPEQYGIISDAPINEVARFNLMQVGRLLQQLAMTGSEEGDPRTKSSLGKFDKSCVAAFLDVVIGGRAVETPPMSSVNLLEGLSRTVVYITYSQLITLVNFMKSVMSGDQLREDRMALDNLLANLPQAKPGKSSSLEMTPYNTPQLSPATTPANKKNRLPIATRSRNRTNVLMDLHMDHEGSSQETIQEVQPEEVLVISLGTGPQLTPGMMSENEVLNMQLSDGGQGDVPVDENKLHGKPDKTLRFSLCSDNLEGISEGPSNRSNSVSSLDLEGESVSELGAGPSGSNGVEALQLLEHEQATTQDNLDDKLRKFEIRDMMGLTDDRDISETVSETWSTDVLGSDFDPNIDEDRLQEIAGAAAENMLGSLLCLPGSGSVLLDPCTGSTISETTSEAWSVEVLPSDSEAPDLKQEERLQELESCSGLGSTSDDTDVREVSSRPSTPGLSVVSGISATSEDIPNKIEDLRSECSSDFGGAHQLTSPPSQSESLLAMFDPLSSHEGASAVVRPKVHYARPSHPPPDPPILEGAVGGHEARLPNFGSHVLTPAEMEAFRQRHSYPERLVRSRSSDIVSSVRRPMSDPSWNRRPGNEERELPPAAAIGATSLMAAPHSSSSSPSKDSSRGETEERKDSDDEKSDRNRPWWRKRFVSAMPKEVLGDGESAHDSPRDETLQNISADDLPDSASQAAHPQDSAFSYRDAKKKLRLALCSADSVAFPVLTHSTRNGLPDHTDPEDNEIVCFLKVQIAEAINLQDKNLMAQLQETMRCVCRFDNRTCRKLLASIAEDYRKRAPYIAYLTRCRQGLQTTQAHLERLLQRVLRDKEVANRYFTTVCVRLLLESKEKKIREFIQDFQKLTAADDKTAQVEDFLQFLYGAMAQDVIWQNASEEQLQDAQLAIERSVMNRIFKLAFYPNQDGDILRDQVLHEHIQRLSKVVTANHRALQIPEVYLREAPWPSAQSEIRTISAYKTPRDKVQCILRMCSTIMNLLSLANEDSVPGADDFVPVLVFVLIKANPPCLLSTVQYISSFYASCLSGEESYWWMQFTAAVEFIKTIDDRK; from the exons CCTTTGTACTTTTCCCACATTTGAAGATGGTGAAGCTGGATATTCATACTCTGGCCCATCACCTTAAGCAGGAACGCTTATATGTAAACTCTGAGAAACAGCTCATTCAGAGGCTCAATGCAGATGTGCTTAAGACAGCTGAGAAGTTGTATCGTACAGCATGGATTGCTAAGCAACAGAGAATTAATTTGGATCGGCTTATCATAACCAG tGCTGAAGCTTCTCCTGCTGAATGTTGCCAACATGCCAAGATTTTGGAAGATACACAGTTTGTTGATGGATATAAGCAATTGGGGTTTCAGGAGACTGCTTATGGAGAATTCTTGAGTCGATTAAGGGAAAATCCTCGTCTTATTGCCTCCTCTTTGGTTGCTGGAGAGAAACTTAATCAGGAGAACACACAAAGTGTTATTTACACAGTTTTTACCTCCCTCTATGGCAACTGCATTATGCAAGAAGATGAAAGCTACCTCCTTCAGGTTTTGAGATACTTGATTGAATTTGAACTTaaagaaagtgacaaccccaggCGACTTTTGAGGAGAGGAACTTGTGCCTTCAGCATCTTATTCAAACTTTTTTCTGAAGGACTGTTTTCTGCCAAACTTTTCCTCACAGCTACTTTACATGAGCCAATCATGCAACTGCTTGTTGAAGATGAAGATCACCTGGAAACAGATCCAAACAAGCTAATTGAGAGGTTCTCCCCATCTCAGCAGGAAAAACTCTTCGGGGAGAAAGGCTCAGATAGATTCAGGCAAAAGGTCCAAGAGATGGTGGATTCCAACGAGGCCAAACTGGTGGCCTTGGTGAACAAATTCATTGGTTATCTCAAACAGAACACGTACTGCTTCCCACACAGTTTGAGGTGGATTGTGTCACAGATGTACAAAACCCTCTCCTGTGTAGACAGACTGGAAGTTGGGGAGGTCAGGGCAATGTGTACTGATCTCCTGTTGGCTTGCTTCATTTGTCCCGCAGTTGTCAATCCAGAACAGTATGGAATAATTTCTGATGCTCCTATTAATGAGGTGGCAAGATTTAATCTGATGCAG GTCGGCCGCCTCTTACAGCAGTTAGCAATGACTGGGTCTGAAGAGGGAGATCCCCGGACAAAGAGCAGCCTTGGAAAATTTGACAAA AGCTGTGTTGCCGCTTTCCTTGATGTTGTGATTGGGGGCCGTGCAGTGGAGACGCCGCCAATGTCCTCCGTTAATCTTCTGGAAGGGTTGAGCAGAACTGTGGTTTATATCACCTACAGTCAGCTTATTACTCTG GTGAATTTTATGAAGAGTGTGATGTCTGGAGATCAACTGAGAGAAGATAGAATGGCTCTTGACAATTTATTGGCAAACCTCCCGCAGGCAAAGCCAGGCAAAAGCAGCAGTTTGGAGATGACTCCCTACAATACTCCTCAGCTGTCTCCAGCAACCACTCCAGCAAATAAAAAGAACCGATTGCCGATAG caactcGGAGCAGAAATCGCACCAATGTGCTAATGGACTTACATATGGACCATGAAGGATCGTCTCAAGAAACCATCCAGGAGGTACAGCCAGAAGAGGTGTTGGTCATTTCCTTAGGGACGGGTCCCCAGCTAACTCCAGGGATGATGTCAGAAAATGAG gtccTAAACATGCAACTTTCGGATGGAGGACAAGGAGATGTCCCTGTCGATGAAAACAAACTCCACGGTAAACCTGATAAAACCTTGCGCTTTTCCCTCTGCAGTGATAATCTGGAAGGAATATCTGAAG GTCCTTCAAATCGCTCTAATTCAGTATCCTCTCTAGACCTGGAAGGAGAGTCTGTATCAGAACTTGGAGCAGGACCTTCTGGGAGTAATGGAGTTGAAGCTCTACAACTCTTAGAGCATGAGCAAG CTACAACACAAGATAATCTCGACGATAAGCTAAGGAAGTTTGAAATTCGTGACATGATGGGACTGACAGATGATAGGGACATATCAGAAACAGTGAGTGAGACCTGGAGTACAGATGTCTTGGGAAGTGACTTTGACCCCAACATTGATGAAGATCGCTTGCAGGAAATTGCAG GTGCAGCAGCAGAGAACATGTTAGGCAGTTTACTGTGCCTGCCAGGTTCAGGGTCAGTACTGCTTGACCCCTGCACTGGTTCTACCATATCAGAGACGACAAGCGAAGCTTGGAGTGTAGAGGTATTGCCAAGTGACTCAG AGGCCCCAGATCTAAAGCAGGAGGAGCGCCTGCAGGAACTGGAGAGCTGTTCTGGACTGGGTAGCACATCTGATGATACGGATGTCAGGGAGGTCAGTTCCCGCCCCAGCACTCCAGGCCTCAGTGTTGTGTCGG gcataagTGCAACCTCTGAGGATATTCCTAATAAGATTGAAGACCTGAGATCTGAGTGCAGCTCTGATTTTGGAG GTGCCCACCAGCTGACCTCTCCTCCTTCGCAGTCTGAGTCTCTGCTTGCCATGTTTGATCCACTGTCTTCACATGAAG GGGCCTCTGCTGTGGTAAGGCCAAAGGTTCACTATGCCAGGCCATCGCATCCACCACCAGATCCCCCAATCCTGGAAGGAGCTGTGGGAGGACATGAGGCCAGGTTGCCAAACTTTGGTTCCCATGTTTTAACTCCGGCTGAAATGGAGGCCTTCAGGCAAAGGCATTCTTACCCTGAGAGATTAGTTCGCAGCAGGAGCTCTGATATAGTGTCTTCTGTCCGGCGACCCATGAGTGACCCCAGCTGGAACCGACGTCCAGGGAATGAAGAGCGAGAACTCCCTCCAGCCGCAGCCATTGGTGCTACTTCTTTGATGGCTGCACCTCATTCATCATCTTCATCCCCGAGTAAGGACTCCTCAAGAGGAGAG ACTGAAGAACGCAAAGATAGCGATGATGAGAAATCAGACAGGAACAGACCTTGGTGGAGAAAACGTTTTGTTTCTGCCATGCCGAAAg AGGTTCTGGGTGATGGTGAAAGTGCACATGATTCTCCTCGTGACGAAACGCTGCAGAACATCTCGGCTGACGACCTCCCAGACTCCGCGAGCCAAGCGGCCCACCCTCAGGACTCCGCTTTCTCTTACAG AGACGcgaaaaagaaactgaggcttgcccTTTGCTCTGCGGATTCTGTCGCTTTCCCAGTGCTAACCCATTCAACCAGGAACGGTTTACCTGATCATACCGATCCAGAAG atAATGAAATTGTATGCTTCTTAAAAGTTCAAATAGCTGAAGCAATTAATTTACAAGACAAGAATTTAATGGCTCAACTTCAAGAGACAATGCGTTGTGTGTGCCGCTTTGATAATAGGACTTGTAGGAAACTGCTGGCTTCAATTGCCGAGGACTACAG GAAAAGGGCCCCCTATATTGCTTATCTCACTCGCTGTCGACAAGGACTACAGACCACACAGGCTCACCTGGAAAGGCTACTGCAAAGGGTTTTGCGGGACAAAGAGGTGGCCAATCGGTACTTTACCACTGTCTGTGTGAGGCTGCTGCTGGAGAGCAAAGAGAAGAAGATCAGGGAGTTCATTCAAG ACTTTCAGAAACTCACAGCAGCTGATGATAAAACTGCTCAGGTAGAAGATTTTCTGCAGTTCCTTTATGGTGCGATGGCCCAGGATGTCATATGGCAAAATGCAAGTGAGGAGCAGCTTCAGGATGCTCAGCTGGCCATTGAACGAAGTGTGATGAATCGGATTTTCAAGCTTGCCTTCTACCCTAACCAGGATGGGGACATACTTCGTGACCA GGTTCTTCATGAACATATTCAGAGACTGTCGAAAGTAGTGACTGCCAATCACAGAGCTCTTCAGATTCCAGAG